One part of the Dromaius novaehollandiae isolate bDroNov1 unplaced genomic scaffold, bDroNov1.hap1 HAP1_SCAFFOLD_64, whole genome shotgun sequence genome encodes these proteins:
- the LOC135326458 gene encoding maestro heat-like repeat-containing protein family member 2B, whose amino-acid sequence MFLVVKAVETVFGDHRSKVKVAVLGFIKELFSSGVENCSAWGLVAYVFREFSRATSRLETGNLSEREAVAETALQTLCLHVLDTLDVSASGMTRLLWPRLLQFVVPAQYTGTLVPLSRCLRELVERQERAEEKEEPNYLCYQERAKLPTPQALLVRLLVLACSPYEGGGHGAVALQLLKTLHRAIHRAVGIPWMAQIPSLLQYLEVPGSWN is encoded by the exons atgttcctggttgtcaaggcagtggaaactgtctttggagaccaccggagtaag GTGAAGGTGGCTGTTCTTGGTTTCATCAAGGAACTGTTCAGCTCTGGTGTCGAGAACTGTTCGGCCTGGGGTCTGGTGGCCTATGTTTTCAGGGAGTTCAGTCGGGCCACCAGCAGACTG gagacaggaaacCTCTCTGAGAGGGAAGCAGTGGCAGAGACCGCGCTTCAAACTCTCTGCTTACATGTCCTCGACACCCTGGACGTCTCAGCAAGCGGCATGACAAGA ctcctatgGCCAAGGCTCCTCCAGTTCGTAGTGCCAGCTCAGTACACTGGCACTCTGGTCCCACTCTCCCGCTGCCTCAGGGAGCTcgtggagagacaggagagagcagaagagaaggaggaacccAATTACCTGTGCTACCAAGAACGCg ccaaactgccaactccccaggctctgctggtacGTCTCCTG gtgcttgcttgctctccttatgaaggaggtggccatggagctgttgccctgcagctgctgaagacccTTCACAGGGCAATTCACAGAGCGGTGGGGATTCCCTGGATGGCCCAGAtcccttccttgctgcagtaCCTTGAAG TTCCAGGGAGCTGGAACTGA